In Deinococcus psychrotolerans, the genomic window GTGCTGATCGACGGGCACGCCCTCGCCTTTCGCTCTTACTTTGCATTGCCGCCGCTGACCAGTAAAAGCGGCGAGCCGACCCACGCCATTTTGGGCTTTATGCGCCAGATCACCCGCTTGATGCGGCAAAAGAGCAACCAGGTCATCGTGGTCTTCGATCCGCCGGTCAAGACGTTTCGCCACGAGCAATACGAAGATTACAAAGCGGGCCGCGCCGAAATTCCTGCCGATTTGCCCGCCCAGATCAACCGGATTCGGGCCATCGTGGACGCCATCGGCTTGCCGCGCTTGGAGGTTGGCGGCTACGAGGCCGACGACGTAATCGGCACATTGGCCAAAAAAGCCGAGGCCCACGGCATGAACGCGGTGATCGTCACCTCTGACCGCGACAGCTACCAGTTGCTGACCGAGCGTGTCAAAGTGCTGACCAGTGATTTCAAGTTGTTTGGCCCCAAGGATGTGCTGGAAAAATACGGCGTCAGCGTCGAGCAGTGGGTGGACTACCGCTCGCTGACCGGCGACGCCAGCGACAATATTCCCGGCGCAAAAGGCATCGGCCCCAAGACAGCGGCCAAGCTGCTGCAAGAACACGGCAGCCTCGATGAGGTGATCGCCCGTGCCCAGGACGGCAGCTTAGAGCCCAAAGGCACCCGCGAAAAGATTTTATCGAGCCTAGAGAACGTCTACAAAAGCCGCGATCTGTCGTGTATGGTCACGGATTTGCCGCTTGAGATCGAAATGGCGACTCACGTAGGCGCAGGTGATCCGGCGGCCCTGGACGCGCTGCTGAGCGAACTCGATCTGGGCAGTGTCCGCAAAGACCTCGGAGCGCTGCGCGGGCCCAGCGGAGTCGCCGCCGAGCCAGAACCCGAACCCGAAAGTCTGGCCCGCGAGGTGCCGAACGGCGAGTGGCGCACCCCGGTGGCGGGCGTGATGTGGGGCTACGTGCTCTCACGCGAAGATGACCTGACAGCGGAGTTGCTGGGAGCCGCCACCGCCGACGGCGAAATCACCCGCACCGCGCCGCTGGAGTTCGAGCCGGTCGAAGAGGAAGCACCTGAAGCCACTTCGCCGCCCGAAGAAGCGCTTTTTGAGGAAGCGGCCAGCGGGAAGAAGACCAAATCGAAAGCCAAAGTCAAACCCAAACCCGAACCGCTCGGCCATGTGGACGAATCGCAGTTCGTAGGCCAGCGCGAGGTCAATGCGGCGGGGGCCAAGGCGCTGGCCACCCACCTGCAAGTGCGCGGCCTTAAAGTCGAACCCGGCGACGATCCGCTGCTGCTGGCTTACCTGCTCGACCCCAACAACACCGCCATGCCTGCCGTAGCCCAGCGCTACCTGCATGCGCCGTGGCCCAGCGACGCGGCCAGCCGGGCGGCTCTGAGCAGCCAACTCTGGGACTTGCTGTTGCCGCAGCTCGACGAGGCCCGCCTCAAGCTGTATCACGACATCGAAAAGCCGCTGGCACGGGTGCTGGCCCGGATGGAAGTGCGCGGCGTCAAGCTCGATAGCGCGTACCTGCGCGGGCTCAGCGAGTCGATGGGCGCACGCATTCAGACCCTTGAGGCCGAGATTCACCAGCACGCGGGACGGGTCTTTTCGGTCAGCAGCCGCGACCAGCTCGAAGCGGTGCTGTACGACGAGCTTCAGCTCAGCACGGGCCGCAAAACCAAGCTGACCGGCAAGCGCTCCACCGCTGTGGCTGCCCTTGAGCCGCTGATCGACGAACACCCGATTATTCCGGCGCTCCTCGAATACCGCGAACTCTCCAAGCTGCGCGGCACTTACCTCGACCCGCTGCCGAACCTGGTCAATCCGCGCACCGAGCGGCTCCACACCACCTTCGCCCAGACCATCGCGGCCACCGGCAGGCTCAGCAGCCTCAATCCCAACCTCCAAAACATCCCGATTCGCTCGGCGGTGGGGCGCGAAATCCGCAAGGGCTTCATTGCCGATCAGGGCTTTACCTTGCTCAGCGCCGATTACTCGCAGATCGAGCTGCGCCTCCTGGCGCACATGTCCGGCGATTTGCTGATGCAAGAAGCCTTCAACACCGGGGCCGACATTCACCGCCGCACCGCCTCGCAGGTGCTGGGCGTGGACGAAAACAATGTCAGTGCCGATCAGCGCCGCGCCGCCAAAACGGTGAACTTCGGGGTGCTCTACGGCATGAGCGCTCACCGCCTCAGCCGAGATATGAATATTCCGTATGCCGATGCCAGCGGCTTTATCGAGCGCTATTTTGAAACGTATCCGGGTATTCGTGGCTACATTGACCGCACCCTGGCCGATGGCCGCGAGAAGGGCTATGTGGAAACCCTGTACGGGCGGCGTCGCTACGTGCCGGAACTGCTGAGCGGCAACCGCAACGTGCGTGAGGCGGGTGAGCGGCTGGCCTACAACATGCCGATTCAGGGCACCGCCGCCGACATCATCAAAATCGCCATGATCGAACTCGACCCGCTGCTGATGGACTTGGGGGCGCGAATGCTGCTGCAAGTTCATGACGAATTGCTGGTCGAAGCGCCGATTGACAAGGCCGACGAGATCGCCGAACTGATCAGAAGCACCATGATGAATGCCGCCAAGCTGAGCGTGCCGCTGAATGTGGAAGTCGGGCGCGGGCCGGATTGGTTCGATACCAAGTAACTGAGCGTGAGCTAGGCCGCTGACTGGGCAGGATATGTCAAGATCAGCAGATGCATCTCATTGCCCTGATTTTGGTCGCACTGGTGGCTGTGGAACACCTCTACATCTTGGTACTGGAAATGTTTTTGTGGCGCACCGAGCGCACCCGGCGAACCTTTGGAGTCAGTGCCGAGCTGGCCGAACAGACCGTGACGATGGCGGGCAATCAAGGTCTCTACAACGGCTTTCTGGCTGTGGGTTTGATCTGGGGTTTGATCGGTCAACGTCAAGACGTGATGACGTTTTTCCTGATCTGCGTCATCGTGGCGGGGCTGTACGGAGCCGCTACGGTCAGCCCGCGCATTGCTTTAATGCAGGCGCTTCCGGCAGGCTTGGCGTTGCTGGCCGTCTGGCTGACGTAAAGTCATACCAAAAAAGACCCGCCGAAGCGGGGGGCGGTGCTGGCAACCCCAAGCGGGACAGAGCCAGCACCATCAAAGTGTGCTGGCGAATGGGTCAGCCCAATTCTCCCCTCAGCCCTTGTACAAAATCCGCCCACACGAGGGGCATTTCACCGGAGGCAGTTTGCCGCCAGCGGCCCGCTGCTGGATGTTGACCGGCAGTTGCACGTTGCAGCCTTGGCAGCGGCCTGCCGTGTACGACACGATGCCGATGCCTTTTTTACCTTTGCGAATCAGCTCGTATTCCTTGACGAGGCGCGGCTCGGTGCGGCCCACGATCTCGGCCCGCTCGGCCCGCATGCCCTCGCCCTGAGCGCGTAAGTCTTCGACGCGGGCGTCGTCGGTTTCTTCCAAGCTGCTCAGGTTGGGGCGCATGGCCCTGAGTTCGCCGCGCAGGCCGCTGGCTTTTTCGCGCAAACTGGTTTGCTGAATCTGCACAGGCTCTAAGGCTTCCTCGTAGTCCGAGACCCGCTCCGAAAGCTGCAAAATGACGCTTTCAAACTGTGACTGCAATTTGGCGTTGGTGGCGTTGCGGTCTTGCTCGGCTCTGTTGCGGGCCACCTGTTCGCGGCTGCTGGCCAGATCAAGCTCAAGTTGTCTGGCCTGACGGTCTACTTTTTCCAGCTCGATTTCAGTGTCTTCGAGTTGGTTGTTGATCTTGGCTTGCTCCAGGCGTGCGGCCCGCAAGTCGTCTGAAATACTGCCTTCCTCAAGGCGCAGGCGGTCGAGTTCGAGGTCAAGGCCCTGCACACGGTAAAGCTGTTCCAGTTGTCCGCTTTCGCTCATCGCCTTCAGTCTAACCCCATGTGAGCCGCTTGGGGGCTTGGTCAGCGGCGCAGTGCTCAGCCGCTGCTCTCCACGCCCAGCCGTGGACACAAGCTCAGCAGCGTGCAGGACGAGCAAAGGGGTCTGCGGGCCAGGCAGACGCGCCGCCCGTGCAAAATCAGGGCGTGATGTAAAAA contains:
- a CDS encoding zinc ribbon domain-containing protein; the encoded protein is MSESGQLEQLYRVQGLDLELDRLRLEEGSISDDLRAARLEQAKINNQLEDTEIELEKVDRQARQLELDLASSREQVARNRAEQDRNATNAKLQSQFESVILQLSERVSDYEEALEPVQIQQTSLREKASGLRGELRAMRPNLSSLEETDDARVEDLRAQGEGMRAERAEIVGRTEPRLVKEYELIRKGKKGIGIVSYTAGRCQGCNVQLPVNIQQRAAGGKLPPVKCPSCGRILYKG
- the polA gene encoding DNA polymerase I; amino-acid sequence: MTPPPDTAVLIDGHALAFRSYFALPPLTSKSGEPTHAILGFMRQITRLMRQKSNQVIVVFDPPVKTFRHEQYEDYKAGRAEIPADLPAQINRIRAIVDAIGLPRLEVGGYEADDVIGTLAKKAEAHGMNAVIVTSDRDSYQLLTERVKVLTSDFKLFGPKDVLEKYGVSVEQWVDYRSLTGDASDNIPGAKGIGPKTAAKLLQEHGSLDEVIARAQDGSLEPKGTREKILSSLENVYKSRDLSCMVTDLPLEIEMATHVGAGDPAALDALLSELDLGSVRKDLGALRGPSGVAAEPEPEPESLAREVPNGEWRTPVAGVMWGYVLSREDDLTAELLGAATADGEITRTAPLEFEPVEEEAPEATSPPEEALFEEAASGKKTKSKAKVKPKPEPLGHVDESQFVGQREVNAAGAKALATHLQVRGLKVEPGDDPLLLAYLLDPNNTAMPAVAQRYLHAPWPSDAASRAALSSQLWDLLLPQLDEARLKLYHDIEKPLARVLARMEVRGVKLDSAYLRGLSESMGARIQTLEAEIHQHAGRVFSVSSRDQLEAVLYDELQLSTGRKTKLTGKRSTAVAALEPLIDEHPIIPALLEYRELSKLRGTYLDPLPNLVNPRTERLHTTFAQTIAATGRLSSLNPNLQNIPIRSAVGREIRKGFIADQGFTLLSADYSQIELRLLAHMSGDLLMQEAFNTGADIHRRTASQVLGVDENNVSADQRRAAKTVNFGVLYGMSAHRLSRDMNIPYADASGFIERYFETYPGIRGYIDRTLADGREKGYVETLYGRRRYVPELLSGNRNVREAGERLAYNMPIQGTAADIIKIAMIELDPLLMDLGARMLLQVHDELLVEAPIDKADEIAELIRSTMMNAAKLSVPLNVEVGRGPDWFDTK
- a CDS encoding DUF1304 domain-containing protein, producing MHLIALILVALVAVEHLYILVLEMFLWRTERTRRTFGVSAELAEQTVTMAGNQGLYNGFLAVGLIWGLIGQRQDVMTFFLICVIVAGLYGAATVSPRIALMQALPAGLALLAVWLT